A genomic window from Agrobacterium tumefaciens includes:
- a CDS encoding LacI family transcriptional regulator, producing MEEFSEFVGLSRPTVSKYFNDPASVRKKTRDAIEDALKKSGFRPNIFAVNLNRRRSNIIGIIIPNSTDPFYMALTSRIELIANEAGFLAFVLSSDGKAEIEDRAIRTFKSMNVAGAIIAPLGVKSHRATLEQLAASIPIVYVDSPLDETSAFVGTDNRQSVGLMVDYLCRSGEPPCFFDMPQVNTNAATRRTAYEEAMRRLGFEPQVINVPDIVTWDFERFAFDEAGRLLEGAGSMPSRTILCANDRIAFGVIAAAFQKGIRVGHGADYDLRVAGHDDHPLSRYACPPITTVAQNYNEIGRLSIELLLQKLDEEADDTTRMRERILLSADLMLRKSA from the coding sequence ATGGAAGAGTTTTCGGAATTCGTCGGCCTTTCGCGCCCGACTGTTTCGAAATACTTCAATGATCCGGCCTCGGTCCGCAAGAAGACCCGGGACGCCATCGAGGATGCGCTGAAGAAATCGGGTTTCCGGCCCAATATTTTCGCCGTCAATCTCAACCGCCGCCGTTCCAATATCATCGGCATCATCATCCCGAATTCCACCGATCCATTCTATATGGCGCTGACGAGTCGCATCGAGCTCATCGCCAACGAGGCGGGGTTCCTTGCCTTCGTGCTGTCATCGGATGGCAAGGCGGAAATCGAAGACCGCGCCATCCGCACCTTCAAGTCGATGAATGTCGCGGGCGCGATCATCGCGCCTCTCGGCGTCAAATCCCATCGTGCCACGCTGGAGCAGCTCGCGGCCAGCATTCCGATCGTTTATGTCGATTCGCCGCTCGACGAGACCTCGGCCTTTGTTGGCACCGACAACCGGCAGAGCGTCGGGCTGATGGTGGATTATCTCTGCCGCTCGGGCGAGCCGCCCTGTTTCTTCGACATGCCGCAGGTCAATACCAATGCCGCCACCCGCCGCACCGCTTATGAGGAGGCCATGCGGCGCCTTGGTTTCGAGCCGCAGGTGATCAACGTTCCGGATATTGTCACCTGGGATTTCGAGCGTTTCGCTTTCGATGAGGCGGGCCGGTTGCTGGAAGGGGCGGGGTCTATGCCCTCGCGCACCATTCTGTGCGCCAATGATCGTATCGCCTTCGGTGTCATCGCCGCCGCCTTCCAGAAGGGCATCAGGGTCGGCCATGGTGCGGATTACGACCTCAGGGTCGCCGGCCATGACGATCATCCGCTGTCGCGTTACGCCTGCCCGCCGATTACCACGGTGGCGCAGAACTATAACGAGATCGGCAGGCTGTCGATCGAGCTTCTGTTGCAGAAGCTGGACGAGGAGGCGGATGACACGACGCGGATGCGCGAGCGCATCCTTCTCAGCGCCGATCTGATGTTGCGCAAATCGGCCTGA
- a CDS encoding galactitol 2-dehydrogenase yields the protein MRLKNKVALITGAARGIGLGFAQAFADEGAKVIIADIDIARATAAAATIGPAAKAVKLDVTDLSEIDAVVKAVDEEFGGIDILVNNAAIFDMAPINGITEQSYERVFDINLKGPLFMMKAVSNVMIERARGGKIINMASQAGRRGEALVTLYCASKAAIISATQSAALALVKHGINVNAIAPGVVDGEHWEVVDAEFAKWEGLKPGEKKAAVAKSVPIGRFATPDDIKGLAVFLASSDSDYILAQTYNVDGGNWMS from the coding sequence ATGAGATTGAAGAACAAGGTCGCGCTGATCACCGGCGCCGCCCGCGGCATCGGCCTTGGTTTCGCGCAGGCTTTTGCCGATGAAGGTGCGAAGGTGATTATCGCCGATATTGATATTGCCCGCGCGACAGCCGCTGCTGCCACCATCGGCCCTGCAGCCAAGGCGGTGAAGCTGGATGTGACCGATCTTTCCGAGATCGATGCCGTGGTGAAGGCGGTGGATGAGGAGTTCGGCGGTATCGACATTCTCGTCAACAATGCCGCGATCTTCGACATGGCGCCGATCAATGGCATTACCGAACAAAGTTATGAGCGGGTCTTCGACATCAATCTCAAGGGACCGCTTTTCATGATGAAGGCGGTTTCCAATGTGATGATCGAGCGGGCGCGCGGCGGCAAGATCATCAATATGGCCAGCCAGGCTGGCCGTCGTGGCGAGGCGCTCGTCACGCTTTATTGCGCTTCCAAGGCGGCGATCATTTCCGCCACGCAGTCGGCGGCGCTGGCGCTCGTCAAGCACGGCATCAATGTCAACGCCATTGCGCCGGGCGTGGTGGATGGTGAGCATTGGGAAGTGGTCGATGCGGAATTCGCCAAATGGGAAGGCCTGAAGCCGGGAGAGAAGAAGGCGGCAGTGGCGAAATCCGTGCCGATCGGCCGTTTTGCGACGCCTGACGACATCAAGGGGCTGGCGGTTTTCCTCGCCTCTTCCGACAGCGACTATATTCTCGCCCAGACATATAATGTCGACGGCGGCAACTGGATGAGCTGA
- a CDS encoding sugar ABC transporter substrate-binding protein, which produces MSKFIGILSSSVVGAGLLAGLAQAEEINIATVNNGDMIIMQKLSSAWEKETGNKINWIVLEENVLRERVTTDIATNGGQFDIMTIGGYEAPIWGKQGWLAPVDDLGDDYDYADLLDPIKKGLTVDGKLYAVPFYTESSFTLYRKDLFDAAGLKMPDNPTYDQIKDFAAKLTDKSKQQYGICLRGKPGWGENMAFLGTMINTYGGRWFDMDWKPQLTSEPWKKAIADYVALMTSYGPPGAAANGFNENQTLFSSGRCAMWIDATSAAGRVYDPKQSQVADKTAFTRAPVEATPNGSSWSWSWNLAIPNSTKKLETAKSFVKWATSKSYVKTVGESEGWVAVPPGTRKSTYELPEYKKAAPFADTVLKAIMSADPSKPTKDPVPYTGVQFVAIPEFQSIGTVVGQQIAAALSGQQTVDAALEGAQKQVERDMTRAGYIK; this is translated from the coding sequence ATGAGCAAATTCATTGGAATTCTGTCGTCGTCTGTGGTTGGAGCCGGGCTTCTCGCCGGGCTGGCGCAGGCGGAAGAGATCAACATCGCCACCGTCAACAATGGCGACATGATCATCATGCAGAAGCTTTCCAGCGCTTGGGAGAAGGAAACAGGCAACAAGATCAACTGGATCGTGCTGGAAGAGAATGTTCTGCGCGAACGCGTCACCACCGATATCGCCACCAATGGCGGCCAGTTCGACATCATGACCATTGGCGGTTACGAAGCGCCGATCTGGGGCAAGCAGGGCTGGCTGGCGCCCGTCGATGATCTCGGCGACGATTATGACTATGCCGATCTGCTCGACCCGATCAAAAAGGGCCTGACGGTGGACGGCAAGCTTTACGCCGTGCCGTTCTACACCGAAAGCTCGTTCACGCTTTACCGCAAGGATCTGTTCGACGCCGCCGGCCTGAAGATGCCGGACAATCCGACCTACGACCAGATCAAGGATTTCGCCGCCAAGCTGACCGACAAGTCGAAACAGCAATATGGCATATGCCTGCGCGGCAAGCCGGGCTGGGGCGAAAACATGGCCTTCCTCGGCACCATGATCAACACCTATGGCGGCCGCTGGTTCGACATGGACTGGAAACCGCAGCTGACGAGCGAGCCGTGGAAAAAGGCGATTGCGGATTATGTGGCGCTGATGACCTCCTACGGCCCGCCCGGTGCGGCCGCCAACGGCTTCAACGAAAACCAGACGCTGTTTTCATCCGGCCGTTGCGCCATGTGGATCGACGCCACCTCGGCGGCGGGCCGCGTTTATGACCCCAAACAGAGCCAGGTTGCCGACAAGACCGCGTTTACGCGTGCTCCGGTGGAGGCAACGCCGAACGGTTCGAGCTGGTCGTGGTCCTGGAACCTCGCCATTCCAAACAGCACGAAGAAGCTTGAAACCGCCAAGTCCTTCGTCAAATGGGCGACTTCGAAGTCCTATGTGAAGACGGTTGGTGAAAGCGAAGGCTGGGTGGCTGTGCCGCCGGGCACGCGCAAATCCACCTATGAGCTGCCGGAATACAAGAAGGCGGCGCCTTTCGCGGATACGGTGCTGAAGGCGATCATGTCTGCCGATCCGTCCAAGCCGACCAAGGATCCGGTGCCCTATACCGGCGTGCAGTTCGTCGCCATACCGGAGTTCCAGTCCATCGGTACGGTTGTCGGCCAGCAGATCGCAGCCGCCCTTTCCGGCCAGCAGACCGTCGATGCGGCGCTCGAAGGCGCGCAGAAACAGGTCGAACGTGACATGACCCGCGCGGGCTACATCAAGTAG
- a CDS encoding carbohydrate ABC transporter permease, protein MARKTTTRAKIGFSIAAWAVALLLFFPILYAFLTSIKTEPEAIAGFSLIPSGTLENYVTVQTQRDYFKPFMNSVVLSLGSTIIALIIAIPAAWAMAFSPTKRTKDILMWMLSTKMMPAVAVLVPIYLIFRNAGLLDTRIGLTIMLTFINLPIVIWMLYTYFREIPGEILEAARMDGASLWNEIVHVLTPMAVPGIASTLLLNVILAWNEAFWTIRLTTTNAAPLTAFIASFSSPQGLFWAKLSAASMMAIAPILVIGWFSQKQLVRGLTFGAVK, encoded by the coding sequence ATGGCCCGCAAGACAACCACACGTGCGAAGATCGGCTTCTCCATCGCGGCCTGGGCCGTGGCGCTGCTGCTGTTCTTCCCGATCCTCTATGCCTTCCTCACCTCGATCAAGACCGAGCCGGAGGCAATCGCCGGCTTCAGCCTCATTCCCTCGGGCACGCTTGAGAATTACGTGACGGTGCAGACCCAGCGCGATTACTTCAAGCCGTTCATGAACTCGGTGGTGCTGTCGCTCGGCTCGACGATCATTGCGTTGATCATCGCCATTCCCGCCGCCTGGGCCATGGCGTTCTCGCCGACCAAACGCACCAAGGACATTTTGATGTGGATGCTCTCCACCAAGATGATGCCGGCCGTCGCCGTGCTGGTGCCGATCTATCTGATCTTCCGCAATGCCGGCCTGCTCGATACCCGCATCGGGCTGACCATCATGCTCACCTTCATCAACCTGCCGATCGTCATCTGGATGCTCTACACCTACTTCCGGGAAATCCCCGGCGAGATTCTGGAAGCCGCCCGCATGGATGGCGCATCGCTGTGGAACGAGATCGTGCATGTGCTGACGCCGATGGCGGTGCCGGGCATTGCCTCGACGCTGCTCCTCAACGTCATTCTCGCCTGGAACGAAGCCTTCTGGACCATCCGGCTGACGACCACCAATGCGGCCCCGCTGACGGCCTTCATCGCCTCCTTCTCCTCGCCGCAGGGGCTGTTCTGGGCAAAACTCTCGGCCGCCTCGATGATGGCGATCGCCCCCATTCTCGTCATCGGCTGGTTCTCGCAGAAACAACTCGTGCGTGGCCTGACCTTCGGCGCCGTGAAATAA
- a CDS encoding sugar ABC transporter permease codes for MATRNTSGLARVMLAPSVLLLLVWMIVPLAMTLWFSFQNYNLLNPANVSFAGLFNYQYFYTDPAFFQSIWNTLLIVGGVLAITVIGGIAIALLLDNDIFGQGIVRIMIISPFFVMPPVAALVWKNMIMHPGYGVLADLSRFFGLQPVDWFAQFPLLSIIIIVAWQWLPFATLILLTALQSLDGEQKEAAEMDGANFVNRFIYLTLPHLSRAITVVILIQTIFLLGVYAEILVTTNGGPGYASTNLAFLIYRTALLGYDVGGASAGGIIAVILANIVAIFLMRAVGKNLDR; via the coding sequence ATGGCAACCCGAAACACGAGCGGTCTTGCGCGGGTGATGCTTGCGCCATCGGTGCTGCTGTTGCTGGTGTGGATGATCGTGCCTCTGGCGATGACGCTGTGGTTCTCGTTCCAGAACTACAATCTCCTCAACCCGGCCAATGTCAGCTTTGCGGGCCTGTTCAATTACCAGTATTTCTACACCGACCCGGCCTTTTTCCAGTCGATCTGGAACACGCTTTTGATCGTCGGCGGCGTGCTTGCGATCACCGTCATCGGCGGTATCGCCATTGCGCTCTTGCTCGACAATGACATTTTCGGCCAGGGCATCGTCCGCATCATGATCATCTCGCCCTTCTTCGTCATGCCGCCGGTGGCCGCATTGGTGTGGAAGAACATGATCATGCATCCCGGTTACGGCGTGCTTGCCGATCTCTCCCGCTTCTTCGGCCTGCAGCCGGTCGACTGGTTTGCGCAGTTTCCGCTGCTCTCCATCATCATCATCGTCGCCTGGCAATGGCTGCCCTTTGCGACGCTGATCCTCTTGACCGCCCTGCAGTCGCTCGATGGCGAGCAGAAGGAAGCCGCCGAGATGGATGGCGCCAACTTCGTCAACCGCTTCATCTATCTGACGCTGCCGCATCTGTCGCGCGCCATCACCGTCGTCATTCTCATCCAGACGATCTTCCTGCTCGGCGTTTACGCGGAAATCCTCGTCACCACCAATGGCGGACCGGGTTATGCCTCCACCAACCTCGCCTTCCTCATCTATCGCACCGCGCTTCTCGGTTACGACGTCGGCGGCGCTTCGGCCGGCGGCATCATCGCCGTCATCCTCGCCAATATCGTCGCCATCTTCCTGATGCGCGCCGTCGGCAAGAACCTCGACCGGTAA
- a CDS encoding ABC transporter ATP-binding protein, with protein MGSISLQNVSKLFGEAKVIPSIDLDINDGEFVVFVGPSGCGKSTLLRLIAGLEDVSGGKIAIDGKDVTEKAPAERGLAMVFQSYALYPHMSVRNNIAFPLKMAKLDKAVIDKKVEDAARVLNLTDYLERRPSQLSGGQRQRVAIGRAIVREPKAFLFDEPLSNLDAALRGTMRLEISELHNTLKTTMIYVTHDQVEAMTMADKIVVLNRGNIEQVGSPMELYRSPANLFVAGFIGSPRMNLVTGDYARSKNATTAGVRPEHLLLSKESGLWQGKVTVAEHLGSDTFLHLEVSGIGPITARTDGEFECRHGDTVFITPDETKIHRFDEKGVAI; from the coding sequence ATGGGCAGCATTTCCCTTCAGAACGTGTCCAAGCTCTTCGGTGAGGCGAAAGTCATCCCGTCGATCGATCTTGATATCAACGACGGTGAATTCGTCGTCTTCGTCGGCCCGTCGGGCTGCGGCAAGTCCACGCTTTTGCGCCTCATCGCCGGGCTGGAAGACGTCTCCGGCGGCAAGATCGCCATCGACGGCAAGGATGTCACCGAAAAGGCCCCGGCCGAGCGTGGCCTTGCCATGGTGTTCCAGTCCTATGCGCTTTATCCGCATATGAGTGTCAGGAACAACATCGCCTTCCCGCTGAAGATGGCCAAGCTCGACAAGGCGGTGATCGATAAAAAGGTCGAAGATGCCGCCCGGGTGCTGAACCTCACCGATTATCTCGAACGCCGGCCCTCGCAGCTGTCGGGCGGCCAGCGCCAGCGCGTCGCCATCGGCCGCGCCATCGTGCGCGAACCGAAAGCCTTCCTGTTCGACGAGCCGCTTTCCAACCTCGATGCGGCGCTGCGCGGCACCATGCGGCTGGAAATCTCCGAGCTGCACAACACGCTGAAGACGACGATGATCTACGTCACCCACGACCAGGTGGAAGCCATGACCATGGCTGACAAGATCGTCGTCCTCAACCGCGGCAATATCGAGCAGGTCGGCTCACCGATGGAGCTTTACCGCTCCCCCGCCAACCTCTTCGTCGCCGGCTTCATCGGCTCACCGCGCATGAACCTGGTGACCGGCGATTACGCCCGCAGCAAGAACGCCACCACCGCCGGTGTGCGGCCGGAGCATCTGCTGCTGTCGAAGGAAAGCGGGCTGTGGCAGGGCAAGGTCACGGTTGCCGAACATCTCGGATCGGATACCTTCCTGCATCTCGAGGTGTCAGGCATCGGCCCGATCACTGCCCGCACGGACGGCGAGTTCGAATGCAGGCATGGCGATACCGTCTTCATCACCCCGGATGAGACAAAGATCCACAGGTTTGATGAGAAGGGTGTGGCGATCTAG
- a CDS encoding D-tagatose-bisphosphate aldolase, class II, non-catalytic subunit — translation MTAILENLAAARRAGKPAGITSVCSAHPVVLRAAIRRAATSKTAVLIEATCNQVNHLGGYTGMTPRDFVAFVNSIAAEEGLSGELLIFGGDHLGPNPWRREKAEEALTKAAAMVEAYVASGFRKIHLDASMGCAGEPAALDDVTIANRAAKLAAVAEKAATDAGLPKPLYILGTEVPVPGGADHVLDTVAPTQPQAARNTIDLHREIFAQHGLSQAFERVIAFVVQPGVEFGSDNVVAYDPQAAEALSAVLDGEPQLVFEAHSTDYQTELALAALVRDGYPILKVGPGLTFAYREALYALDMIASEMVGTYGDRPLARTMEKLMLSAPGDWQGHYHGDDITLRLQRHYSYSDRIRYYWTRPEALQAVSALHKALDGKTIPETLLRQYLGELPLATVAGEDAEEILIAAVDQVLATYHAATGEGRH, via the coding sequence ATGACCGCCATTCTGGAGAATCTCGCCGCCGCCCGCCGCGCCGGCAAACCCGCGGGCATCACGTCCGTCTGTTCGGCCCACCCCGTCGTCCTGCGCGCCGCGATCCGCCGCGCCGCCACCAGCAAGACAGCCGTGCTGATCGAGGCGACCTGCAATCAGGTCAACCATCTCGGCGGTTATACCGGCATGACGCCCCGTGATTTTGTTGCCTTCGTCAACAGCATCGCGGCGGAAGAAGGACTGTCCGGCGAACTCCTGATTTTCGGCGGCGATCATCTCGGCCCCAACCCCTGGCGCAGGGAGAAGGCCGAAGAGGCGCTGACAAAAGCCGCCGCCATGGTCGAAGCCTATGTGGCATCGGGTTTTCGCAAGATTCACCTTGATGCATCGATGGGCTGTGCCGGTGAGCCGGCGGCGCTGGATGACGTCACCATCGCCAACCGCGCCGCCAAACTTGCCGCCGTTGCCGAAAAGGCGGCCACCGATGCCGGCCTGCCCAAACCGCTTTATATTCTCGGCACCGAAGTGCCGGTGCCTGGCGGTGCCGACCATGTGCTCGACACGGTTGCGCCGACGCAGCCGCAGGCGGCGCGCAACACCATCGACCTTCACCGCGAGATATTCGCGCAGCACGGTCTTTCGCAAGCCTTCGAACGGGTGATCGCTTTCGTCGTGCAGCCGGGCGTGGAATTCGGCAGCGACAATGTCGTCGCTTATGATCCGCAGGCCGCGGAAGCGCTGAGCGCCGTTCTGGACGGCGAACCGCAGCTGGTGTTCGAGGCCCATTCCACCGATTACCAGACCGAGCTTGCCCTTGCCGCACTGGTGCGCGACGGATATCCGATCCTCAAAGTCGGTCCGGGCCTCACCTTCGCTTACCGGGAAGCGCTTTATGCGCTTGATATGATCGCATCCGAAATGGTCGGCACCTATGGCGACCGTCCGCTGGCACGGACCATGGAAAAACTGATGTTGAGCGCGCCGGGCGACTGGCAGGGCCATTACCATGGCGACGACATCACGCTGCGATTGCAGCGTCACTATAGTTACAGCGACCGCATCCGCTATTACTGGACGCGGCCGGAAGCGTTGCAGGCCGTTTCCGCCTTGCATAAGGCGCTGGATGGGAAGACAATTCCCGAAACCCTGCTGCGCCAGTATCTCGGAGAATTGCCGCTCGCGACAGTTGCGGGCGAGGACGCGGAAGAGATTTTGATCGCGGCTGTGGATCAGGTTCTGGCGACCTATCACGCGGCGACGGGCGAAGGCCGCCACTGA
- a CDS encoding sugar kinase — protein MLMEETMRQASTLAPQTQGPTITAGEILVEIMATTVGNGFLEPQTLIGPFPSGAPAIFIDQVARCGGTAGIIAAVGDDDFGRLNVERLRRDGVDVSAIATIPDRPTGSAFVRYRENGARDFVFNIAHSAASETQMTDEAQALIEKAGHVHVMGSAFAIAGIGDIILAAIGHVRARGGSVSFDPNIRKELAQGDEGRRLIDDLLAVTDLLLPSGEELQAASGLDDEEAAIEKLLASGVGEIVLKRGAKGASHFSRAHGRIDAPGLKVEEIDPTGAGDCFGATYLTCRRLGMHPAKALAYANASGAHNVIRRGPMEGAASLAELDAFMAAQLSEEVL, from the coding sequence ATGCTTATGGAGGAGACGATGAGGCAGGCATCTACACTGGCGCCGCAGACACAGGGCCCGACCATCACGGCCGGCGAAATCCTCGTGGAGATCATGGCGACGACGGTGGGAAATGGCTTTCTCGAGCCGCAAACGCTGATCGGCCCTTTCCCGAGCGGCGCACCGGCCATCTTCATCGATCAGGTGGCGCGGTGCGGCGGAACCGCCGGCATCATTGCCGCAGTCGGTGACGACGATTTCGGCCGCCTCAATGTCGAAAGACTGCGCCGCGACGGCGTCGATGTCTCGGCAATCGCTACTATTCCAGATCGCCCGACCGGCAGCGCCTTCGTGCGCTATCGCGAGAATGGCGCGCGCGACTTCGTTTTCAACATCGCCCATTCGGCGGCCAGCGAAACGCAGATGACCGATGAAGCGCAAGCGCTCATCGAAAAAGCCGGCCATGTGCACGTCATGGGATCGGCCTTCGCGATTGCCGGCATTGGCGACATCATTCTGGCGGCGATCGGACATGTCAGGGCACGTGGCGGTTCGGTGTCTTTCGATCCGAACATCCGCAAGGAACTGGCGCAGGGTGACGAAGGCCGCAGGCTGATCGACGATCTGCTTGCCGTCACCGATCTCCTGCTGCCGTCAGGCGAAGAACTTCAGGCCGCTTCCGGTCTGGACGATGAGGAAGCGGCAATAGAAAAGCTGCTCGCCTCCGGTGTCGGCGAAATCGTGCTGAAACGCGGCGCGAAAGGCGCAAGCCATTTCAGCCGCGCCCATGGGCGCATCGACGCCCCCGGCCTGAAGGTGGAGGAAATCGACCCGACCGGTGCCGGTGACTGTTTCGGCGCAACCTACCTCACCTGCCGCCGCCTCGGCATGCACCCGGCAAAAGCGCTCGCTTACGCCAATGCATCGGGTGCCCACAACGTCATCAGGCGCGGCCCGATGGAGGGCGCTGCCAGCCTTGCCGAACTCGATGCCTTCATGGCCGCGCAATTGTCGGAGGAAGTCCTATGA
- the ugpC gene encoding sn-glycerol-3-phosphate ABC transporter ATP-binding protein UgpC, with the protein MASIELKNVGKTYGDLAVLHGVDLDIRDGEFIVLVGPSGCGKSTLLRMIAGLEEITSGDLSIDGERVNDRRPKDRDIAMVFQSYALYPHMSVADNMSYSLRLRRRPKETIAAAVAGASAKLGLDPYLARRPKALSGGQRQRVAMGRAIVRQPKAFLFDEPLSNLDARLREQMRAEIKRMHADLGATSVYVTHDQIEAMTLASRIVAMNAGHVQQIGAPLDLYDRPANLFVAGFIGSPGMNFLEGRLVQENGGSFVVLGDGTRLALGREMDLADGELVTLGIRPEHVTVAPAESGVEATVDLVEPTGLGVILHLTVHGLPFKLFSSDRALLQPGKSLRVGFPRERLHVFDRNGVRVGEA; encoded by the coding sequence ATGGCTTCCATCGAGCTGAAGAATGTCGGCAAGACCTATGGCGACCTCGCCGTGCTGCATGGCGTCGATCTTGATATCAGGGATGGCGAGTTCATCGTCCTTGTCGGCCCATCCGGCTGCGGAAAATCGACGCTGCTGCGCATGATCGCAGGTCTTGAAGAGATAACATCCGGCGACCTGTCCATCGATGGCGAACGCGTCAATGATCGCCGGCCGAAGGATCGCGATATCGCCATGGTGTTCCAGTCCTATGCGCTCTATCCGCATATGAGCGTCGCCGATAATATGAGCTATAGCCTGCGCCTGCGCCGCCGCCCGAAGGAAACCATCGCGGCGGCGGTGGCCGGTGCTTCCGCGAAACTTGGCCTCGATCCCTATCTCGCCCGCCGCCCGAAGGCGCTCTCCGGCGGCCAGCGTCAGCGCGTCGCCATGGGCCGCGCCATCGTGCGCCAGCCCAAGGCCTTTCTATTCGACGAGCCGCTATCCAACCTCGATGCCCGGCTGCGCGAGCAGATGCGGGCCGAGATCAAACGCATGCATGCCGATCTTGGCGCAACCTCGGTCTACGTCACCCATGACCAGATCGAGGCGATGACACTTGCCTCACGCATCGTCGCCATGAATGCCGGGCATGTGCAGCAGATCGGCGCGCCGCTCGATCTTTATGATCGCCCGGCCAATCTTTTCGTCGCCGGTTTCATCGGTTCGCCCGGCATGAATTTTCTCGAAGGGAGACTCGTGCAGGAGAATGGCGGCAGCTTCGTCGTGCTGGGTGACGGCACGCGCCTTGCGCTTGGCCGGGAAATGGACCTCGCCGATGGCGAGCTGGTCACGCTCGGCATCCGCCCGGAACATGTGACCGTTGCGCCGGCTGAAAGCGGTGTGGAAGCGACTGTCGATCTGGTCGAGCCAACCGGCCTTGGCGTCATCCTGCACCTCACCGTGCATGGATTGCCCTTCAAGCTGTTTTCGTCAGACCGGGCATTGTTGCAGCCGGGCAAATCCCTGCGGGTCGGCTTCCCGCGGGAAAGGCTGCATGTCTTCGACAGGAATGGCGTGAGGGTCGGGGAGGCGTGA
- a CDS encoding D-altritol 5-dehydrogenase: MHAIQFVEKGQAVLVEVPVADLPPGHALVRVKASGLCHTDIDVLHARYGDGAFPVIPGHEYAGEVAAVAADVTGIKTGDRVVVDPNLPCGTCPSCRKGLTNLCSTLKAYGVSHNGGFAEFSVVHADHLHGIGSMPYHVAALAEPLACVVNGMQSGGIGENGTVAENALVFGAGPIGLLLALSLKARGIETVTIADINESRLAFAEGLGLKVAVSGSEALLRQQKSFDVVADATGIAPVAEAMIPLVADGGTALFFGVCAPDARISVAPFEIFRRQLKLVGSHSLNRNIPQALAILETDGDVMARLVSHRLPLSEMLPFFTKKPSDPATMKVQFAAE, from the coding sequence ATGCATGCCATTCAATTCGTCGAGAAGGGACAGGCCGTTCTGGTGGAAGTTCCCGTTGCCGATCTGCCGCCGGGCCACGCGCTCGTGCGGGTCAAGGCTTCGGGGCTTTGCCACACCGATATCGATGTGCTCCACGCGCGTTACGGCGACGGCGCCTTTCCGGTCATTCCGGGGCATGAATATGCCGGTGAAGTCGCAGCCGTGGCCGCCGATGTGACGGGCATAAAGACAGGTGACCGGGTGGTGGTCGATCCCAATCTGCCGTGTGGCACCTGCCCGAGTTGCAGGAAGGGGCTGACCAATCTTTGCAGCACGCTGAAGGCCTATGGCGTTTCCCATAATGGCGGTTTCGCGGAATTCAGCGTCGTACACGCCGATCACCTGCATGGCATCGGTTCCATGCCCTATCACGTCGCGGCGCTGGCCGAACCGCTCGCCTGCGTCGTCAACGGCATGCAGAGCGGGGGTATCGGCGAGAACGGAACGGTGGCTGAAAATGCGCTGGTTTTTGGCGCCGGTCCCATCGGCCTGCTGCTTGCCCTGTCGCTGAAAGCGCGCGGCATCGAGACGGTGACGATTGCCGATATCAACGAAAGCAGGCTGGCTTTTGCCGAAGGTCTCGGGCTTAAAGTGGCGGTTTCCGGTTCGGAAGCGCTGCTGCGGCAACAGAAGTCTTTCGATGTCGTGGCAGATGCGACGGGTATCGCACCCGTTGCGGAAGCGATGATCCCGCTGGTTGCCGATGGTGGCACGGCGCTGTTCTTCGGCGTCTGCGCGCCGGATGCCCGCATTTCGGTTGCGCCCTTCGAAATCTTCAGGCGTCAACTCAAGCTTGTCGGTTCGCATTCGCTGAACCGCAACATACCGCAGGCGCTCGCCATTCTGGAAACGGATGGCGATGTCATGGCGCGGCTCGTGTCGCACCGGCTGCCGCTTTCGGAAATGCTGCCGTTCTTTACGAAGAAACCATCCGATCCGGCCACCATGAAAGTGCAATTTGCAGCCGAATGA